A portion of the Bdellovibrionales bacterium genome contains these proteins:
- a CDS encoding PilZ domain-containing protein: protein MVNEDSKYLWCLYNTESEELLEGLVRDEVRILMSRLPIPDRMHWLVWREDWAHWKVVTTVPELLKISLRSLKQPPPEIPEEFREDQSIIEIKRLYQGNDVEDEISTNAEVVAISEIPDLPVESEGAEFVQRAHQRIKRKYKILIECNRKKFETTSVDVSVGGLLLIDPLPDWVFGYCTITIIKPNNGESVQLTCSIVENQLPQKRHRVALSPLKKRTDQSRLHAWLSAV, encoded by the coding sequence TTGGTAAATGAGGATTCAAAATATTTGTGGTGCCTTTATAATACAGAGAGCGAGGAGCTCTTGGAGGGACTCGTTCGGGATGAGGTGCGGATTCTGATGTCTCGATTGCCTATCCCAGATCGCATGCATTGGTTGGTGTGGCGCGAGGACTGGGCTCATTGGAAGGTTGTCACGACTGTGCCAGAGCTTCTAAAGATTTCTTTGCGCTCGCTGAAACAGCCGCCTCCAGAAATTCCGGAAGAGTTTCGAGAAGATCAGAGTATTATTGAGATAAAAAGACTGTACCAGGGCAATGATGTCGAGGACGAAATTTCAACTAACGCTGAGGTGGTAGCCATTAGTGAGATACCGGATCTGCCCGTCGAATCTGAGGGAGCCGAATTTGTTCAGCGCGCACACCAGCGAATCAAACGCAAATATAAAATCCTGATAGAATGCAATCGAAAAAAATTTGAAACAACTTCTGTTGATGTCTCTGTGGGCGGTCTGTTGCTCATCGATCCTTTGCCCGATTGGGTGTTTGGGTATTGTACTATCACTATTATTAAGCCGAACAATGGCGAGTCGGTTCAGCTGACCTGCTCCATTGTAGAAAATCAGCTTCCGCAGAAGCGCCATCGCGTCGCTCTTTCCCCCCTGAAAAAAAGGACAGATCAATCGCGCCTTCATGCTTGGCTGTCAGCCGTTTGA
- the ychF gene encoding redox-regulated ATPase YchF, producing the protein MGLQVGIVGLPNVGKSTLFNALTSAHAEAANYPFCTIDPNVGVVAVPDPRLPKIAEIFKSEKILPTAMEFVDIAGLVAGASKGEGLGNQFLANIRQTNAILHVVRCFDESNVIHVAGSVNPLRDIETINTELMLADLESVEKRLQKVEKTARTSKDKKLLAEASLATKFRDALAAGKAARTVEASEDESPLRPEFHLLSDKPVLYVCNVGESEISGPDSQWVQDVRKHAATEHNHVIKICSSMEAEIAQLPESERVEFLESLGIEEPGLHRLIRESYSLLALSTYFTAGPKETRAWTISVGTKAPQAAGVIHTDFERGFIRAETYHCNDLFALGTEAAVKNAGKYRVEGKDYVVKDGDVLFFRFNV; encoded by the coding sequence ATGGGTTTGCAAGTTGGAATCGTTGGGCTTCCGAATGTTGGAAAGAGCACTCTCTTCAATGCTCTCACGAGCGCTCATGCAGAGGCCGCAAATTATCCTTTCTGCACCATCGATCCCAATGTTGGGGTTGTCGCAGTTCCAGATCCCCGCCTACCGAAAATTGCCGAAATTTTTAAATCAGAGAAAATTCTGCCGACGGCCATGGAATTTGTGGACATTGCAGGACTGGTAGCTGGAGCCAGTAAGGGAGAAGGCCTGGGCAATCAGTTTCTCGCCAACATCCGCCAGACCAACGCCATCCTCCACGTTGTTCGTTGTTTTGACGAATCAAATGTAATTCATGTGGCCGGAAGCGTGAATCCATTGCGCGACATTGAAACAATCAATACGGAACTGATGCTGGCCGATTTGGAGTCCGTTGAAAAGCGGCTTCAAAAGGTTGAGAAAACGGCTCGGACTTCAAAGGACAAGAAGCTTTTGGCTGAAGCTAGCCTTGCCACCAAGTTTCGTGATGCACTCGCCGCTGGCAAAGCCGCTCGAACGGTTGAAGCCTCAGAAGACGAAAGCCCGCTCCGTCCCGAATTTCATCTCTTGTCTGACAAGCCTGTTCTTTATGTTTGCAATGTCGGTGAATCAGAAATCTCTGGACCAGATAGTCAGTGGGTCCAGGACGTGAGAAAGCATGCTGCCACCGAGCACAATCATGTCATTAAGATATGCAGTTCAATGGAGGCCGAAATTGCTCAACTTCCGGAAAGTGAAAGAGTGGAGTTTCTGGAATCCCTTGGCATCGAAGAGCCTGGACTCCATCGTTTGATTCGGGAGTCCTATAGTTTACTGGCCTTAAGTACCTATTTTACGGCTGGACCAAAAGAAACCCGAGCCTGGACCATTTCAGTTGGAACCAAAGCACCTCAGGCTGCCGGAGTGATTCATACCGACTTTGAAAGGGGGTTCATTCGAGCAGAAACCTACCATTGCAACGACCTCTTCGCACTTGGAACAGAGGCGGCCGTTAAAAATGCCGGAAAGTATCGTGTCGAGGGCAAGGACTATGTTGTCAAAGATGGTGACGTCTTGTTTTTTCGATTTAACGTCTAA
- a CDS encoding N-acetylmuramoyl-L-alanine amidase produces MKVFVWRDKVLRPLAGLVSGLLLLPLPFSLCFASAKIILDPGHGGQDRGAVFNDTKESDLTLQISTRLHSLLRQRGFDVIMTRQTDRHVSLAERARIAREYQGHLFLSIHTNSSGDIKAHGMEVYFENQLPADEESMFLANKENNDLKQKEEMGWPLRPIAEAGHLSGDLLNIVQDLQRNFRIQTSSRFALQLAENWRGRKRPTENTVRQAPFYVLKNVNMTSALIEVGFISNLSEAEQLKSASYQNEIVLGILNGIEGFTQKK; encoded by the coding sequence ATGAAAGTCTTTGTTTGGCGGGATAAAGTCCTTCGACCCCTAGCAGGTTTGGTATCGGGACTCCTCCTTCTTCCTTTGCCCTTCTCGCTGTGTTTTGCTTCGGCCAAAATCATTCTTGATCCTGGGCACGGAGGGCAAGATCGAGGAGCCGTTTTCAACGACACAAAGGAGTCTGACCTCACTCTCCAAATATCCACCCGCCTCCATAGCCTACTGCGTCAACGCGGATTTGATGTGATCATGACAAGGCAAACAGACCGCCATGTCTCTCTCGCCGAGAGAGCACGAATAGCAAGAGAATATCAGGGGCATCTATTTTTGAGCATTCATACAAACTCATCGGGAGACATCAAGGCGCACGGCATGGAAGTGTATTTTGAGAATCAGCTTCCTGCAGATGAGGAATCCATGTTTCTCGCTAACAAAGAAAATAATGACCTCAAACAAAAGGAAGAAATGGGGTGGCCGCTGCGACCGATTGCCGAGGCCGGTCATCTGAGCGGAGATCTCCTAAATATTGTTCAGGACCTTCAGCGAAATTTTCGAATTCAAACCAGCTCCCGGTTTGCCCTCCAATTGGCTGAGAATTGGCGGGGAAGGAAGCGCCCCACCGAAAATACCGTTCGTCAGGCCCCTTTTTACGTCCTAAAAAACGTAAATATGACGAGTGCCCTCATCGAGGTTGGTTTTATCTCCAATCTCAGCGAAGCAGAACAACTCAAATCTGCAAGCTACCAAAATGAAATCGTCCTAGGAATTTTGAACGGAATCGAGGGTTTTACTCAAAAGAAATGA
- the rdgB gene encoding RdgB/HAM1 family non-canonical purine NTP pyrophosphatase: MVIWIATENKGKLSEFKLLLDPLKLDIHSQSELSYFSPPPENGDSFLANARIKTRALKSLKKEFWVVGEDSGLEVEGLGNLPGIHSARYAGPKAGDQENVAKLLKMMELRSFTNRKAKFKCVMVAYSPDGQEHIMEGLLQGELAKKATGTAGFGYDSVFIPEGQTKTLAELGLAFKNQVSHRAQALQQLVKILESQTV; encoded by the coding sequence ATGGTGATTTGGATTGCCACTGAAAACAAAGGAAAACTGAGTGAGTTCAAGCTGCTGCTTGATCCACTCAAATTGGATATACACTCGCAATCAGAGCTTTCTTATTTCTCCCCGCCACCTGAAAACGGGGACAGCTTTCTCGCTAATGCTCGAATTAAAACTCGAGCTCTTAAATCCCTAAAAAAAGAGTTTTGGGTTGTCGGCGAAGACTCTGGCCTTGAGGTGGAGGGACTCGGTAACCTGCCAGGAATTCATTCCGCCAGGTATGCAGGACCAAAGGCGGGTGATCAAGAGAATGTCGCAAAGCTTTTGAAAATGATGGAACTGCGGTCTTTTACCAATCGAAAAGCAAAATTTAAATGCGTGATGGTTGCCTATTCTCCCGATGGTCAGGAGCATATAATGGAGGGACTCTTGCAGGGTGAACTCGCAAAAAAAGCTACCGGCACAGCTGGTTTTGGATATGATTCCGTATTTATTCCGGAAGGGCAGACCAAAACCCTGGCAGAACTTGGCCTTGCATTTAAAAATCAAGTCTCTCACCGCGCCCAGGCGCTTCAGCAACTCGTGAAAATCCTTGAAAGTCAGACGGTCTAA
- a CDS encoding ribose-phosphate pyrophosphokinase has translation MTDLKIFSGTSNQDLASKIASEAGVELGRCDIKRFADGEIQVEIHESVRGCNVFFVQSTCPPVNENYMELFIVLDAFRRASANEITSVMPYYGYARQDRKVAPRAPISAKCVAQLLKTAGADRLVVVDLHSSQIQGFFDGPFDHLFAIPTLARTWREKFGTGEEFVVVSPDAGGVERARAFAKRLECSIAIVDKRRTGPNVAKAVHLIGDVKGKTAIVLDDMIDTAGTLCQSVDSLIKNGAKRAFAVATHPVLSGPAISRIMESGLEKVFVTDTIPLRPEGVACPKIEVISVAPLVAEAIKRINSKDSVSALFEV, from the coding sequence ATGACAGACTTGAAGATATTTTCAGGAACATCAAATCAGGACCTCGCAAGTAAGATAGCAAGCGAGGCAGGTGTTGAGCTTGGCCGTTGCGACATCAAGCGTTTTGCTGATGGTGAGATTCAGGTGGAAATCCACGAAAGTGTGAGAGGCTGCAATGTGTTTTTCGTTCAGAGCACTTGCCCACCGGTGAATGAAAACTACATGGAGTTGTTTATTGTATTGGATGCCTTTCGAAGGGCTTCAGCCAATGAGATCACCTCTGTGATGCCATATTATGGATATGCGCGCCAGGATCGTAAAGTTGCACCCCGCGCGCCGATATCAGCTAAATGTGTGGCTCAGCTCTTGAAAACGGCGGGTGCTGACCGTCTCGTCGTTGTGGATCTCCATTCCTCCCAAATTCAAGGTTTTTTTGATGGACCTTTTGACCACTTGTTTGCGATCCCTACCCTTGCCCGGACCTGGCGAGAAAAGTTTGGAACAGGAGAAGAATTTGTGGTGGTCAGCCCTGACGCAGGTGGAGTTGAGCGAGCTCGAGCCTTCGCGAAACGACTGGAGTGTTCGATTGCCATCGTTGACAAGCGCAGAACTGGGCCAAATGTTGCAAAAGCTGTCCACCTGATCGGTGACGTCAAAGGCAAAACAGCGATCGTCCTGGATGATATGATTGATACTGCTGGAACGCTATGTCAAAGTGTTGACAGCCTGATTAAGAATGGTGCAAAAAGGGCGTTTGCCGTTGCGACTCATCCAGTCCTTTCTGGACCCGCTATCAGCAGAATTATGGAAAGTGGACTGGAGAAGGTTTTCGTAACGGATACGATTCCTTTGCGACCTGAAGGGGTGGCATGCCCGAAAATAGAAGTGATTTCCGTTGCACCTTTAGTGGCTGAAGCGATTAAGAGAATTAATAGTAAAGATTCCGTAAGTGCTTTATTTGAAGTTTAG
- a CDS encoding aminoacyl-tRNA hydrolase, whose amino-acid sequence MKLIVGLGNPGDKYKLTRHNVGFMTVDAVAQSFGADAYKSEHKSLTTRVSVNSELILLAKPQTFMNLSGEAVQALMAYYRIEIQDLMIAHDEIDLDFGAMRFQTHRGHGGHNGIRSIHQTLATNEYKRIRLGVGRPPHERMEIADYVLQNFNANEMNLLPDFLNLICEAVECSIKDGFEKAASRYNR is encoded by the coding sequence ATGAAACTCATTGTGGGGCTGGGTAATCCAGGGGACAAATATAAGCTGACCCGGCACAATGTAGGATTCATGACCGTCGATGCCGTGGCTCAGTCTTTCGGAGCAGATGCATATAAAAGTGAGCATAAATCATTGACCACCAGGGTCTCTGTTAACTCTGAACTTATCCTCTTGGCCAAACCGCAAACTTTCATGAACCTTTCAGGCGAAGCAGTTCAGGCTCTTATGGCTTATTACCGGATTGAAATTCAAGATTTGATGATTGCACATGATGAGATCGACCTTGATTTTGGAGCCATGCGCTTCCAAACCCATCGCGGTCATGGTGGACACAACGGAATAAGAAGCATTCATCAAACGCTCGCGACCAACGAGTACAAAAGGATCAGACTTGGCGTTGGGCGTCCACCGCATGAACGCATGGAGATAGCTGACTATGTTTTACAGAACTTCAACGCCAACGAAATGAATTTGCTGCCAGATTTTTTAAATTTGATTTGTGAAGCAGTTGAGTGTTCTATCAAGGACGGTTTTGAAAAGGCGGCAAGCCGCTATAACCGCTGA
- a CDS encoding STAS domain-containing protein, with protein sequence MSAFEIRKSANWNVISVGDRIDSVNLRELQSQIDHLLQKRELYLVIDLRQAIFLSLPSIKYFAVVADQIGKMGGSLALLAPSEKIKRQIHIYASLEEMKLFRSWADLERADGEPVPFVRESLVRRESEETDASSS encoded by the coding sequence ATGTCTGCTTTTGAGATCCGAAAATCTGCAAATTGGAATGTTATTTCGGTTGGCGATCGGATTGACTCTGTCAATTTGAGGGAATTGCAAAGTCAGATAGATCATTTGCTCCAAAAAAGGGAGTTGTACCTCGTTATTGACCTAAGGCAGGCCATTTTTCTCAGTTTGCCAAGTATAAAATATTTCGCGGTGGTTGCAGATCAGATCGGAAAAATGGGAGGATCCTTGGCCCTTCTGGCTCCTTCGGAGAAGATAAAACGTCAAATTCATATCTATGCGTCCCTTGAAGAAATGAAATTATTTCGAAGTTGGGCTGATTTGGAGCGAGCAGATGGGGAGCCGGTCCCATTTGTGAGAGAATCTTTGGTCAGAAGGGAATCGGAAGAGACCGATGCTTCAAGTTCCTGA
- the rph gene encoding ribonuclease PH, with amino-acid sequence MRTDGRKFDELRKVTIEPEVLRYAEGSARIQMGETIVLCTATVEDGIPKWLQGSGAGWITAEYGMLPRSTHTRINREKALNGGRTQEISRLIGRSLRSAVDLKALGERQLTIDCDVLQADGGTRTAAVTGGFVALALALKFMKNQGLIGSIPITHYISAVSVGIQNGQALLDLNYDEDSTIHTDMNFVMTHSGSLVEIQGTAEACAFTRKELDTMLDLATKACRELTESQKNILGELGKA; translated from the coding sequence ATGCGTACAGATGGAAGAAAATTTGACGAACTCAGAAAAGTCACGATTGAGCCGGAGGTCCTCCGCTATGCGGAAGGAAGTGCAAGGATACAGATGGGTGAAACCATTGTCCTATGCACCGCCACAGTAGAAGATGGAATTCCCAAATGGCTGCAGGGTTCTGGCGCCGGATGGATCACAGCAGAATATGGAATGCTCCCTCGAAGCACTCATACCCGAATCAACCGCGAAAAAGCACTCAACGGCGGTCGCACCCAGGAAATATCTCGCCTCATTGGGAGAAGCCTGAGAAGTGCCGTCGATTTGAAGGCTCTCGGAGAAAGACAGCTAACAATTGATTGCGATGTTTTGCAGGCAGATGGCGGGACTCGGACTGCCGCTGTCACAGGCGGATTTGTCGCTCTCGCTCTGGCTCTAAAGTTTATGAAAAATCAGGGCCTCATTGGCTCAATTCCAATCACTCATTATATCTCAGCAGTCAGCGTTGGAATTCAAAATGGACAGGCACTTCTGGATCTGAATTATGATGAGGACTCCACCATCCATACGGACATGAATTTCGTGATGACCCATTCTGGCAGTTTGGTTGAAATTCAAGGGACGGCTGAGGCTTGCGCGTTTACGCGAAAAGAGCTGGATACAATGCTTGATCTGGCGACAAAGGCTTGCCGTGAGTTGACGGAGTCCCAAAAAAATATTTTAGGTGAGCTCGGGAAGGCTTGA
- a CDS encoding 50S ribosomal protein L25 produces the protein MTSQQSIDIKVSGRKPGKGSSRTLRSSKLVPAVVYGPKTGNLPFCLSEVEADRYSKHKFDNIIFTLKSDDPKLNNLKVLRKDFAVHPLSRRPIHFDFYAIDLTQEVTIKVELRFDGKPIGAAGGGVFNVIRRDVEIKCLPGNIPDSIPVDVSGLALGESIHVADLKLPPDITIITDGSDTLATCAVVKEETAPAAAGATEAAAGTVPAAGGAGAPAGGGGSSQAGDKKG, from the coding sequence ATGACATCACAACAATCCATAGATATTAAAGTTTCTGGACGTAAGCCTGGCAAGGGCTCATCTCGAACTTTGCGAAGTTCAAAGTTGGTACCGGCTGTCGTGTACGGACCAAAGACAGGAAATTTGCCGTTCTGTCTCTCCGAAGTTGAGGCAGATAGATATTCAAAACACAAATTCGATAATATCATCTTCACTTTAAAGTCCGACGACCCTAAGTTGAATAACTTAAAAGTCTTGCGGAAGGACTTTGCCGTTCACCCTCTTTCTCGGCGTCCCATTCATTTTGACTTTTATGCGATCGACTTAACTCAAGAAGTGACGATCAAAGTAGAATTGCGTTTTGACGGTAAACCAATTGGAGCAGCAGGAGGCGGCGTATTCAACGTGATTCGTCGTGATGTAGAGATCAAGTGTCTGCCGGGCAATATCCCTGACTCCATTCCTGTAGATGTTTCAGGCCTTGCTTTGGGCGAGTCTATCCACGTTGCTGACCTGAAACTTCCTCCAGATATTACCATTATCACGGATGGTTCTGACACCCTCGCAACTTGTGCTGTCGTGAAAGAGGAGACTGCTCCTGCCGCAGCAGGAGCGACGGAAGCGGCAGCAGGTACTGTTCCCGCAGCTGGCGGAGCGGGAGCTCCTGCGGGCGGCGGTGGAAGTTCACAAGCTGGTGACAAAAAGGGCTAA